Genomic window (Paraburkholderia phenazinium):
TTCGGCGCGGCCCGCTCAATGAAAAAATCGACTCAACGCCGTCCCACGATGACCGACATCGCCAAGCTCACCGGCGTGTCGCAATCGACGGTCTCGCTTGTCCTGAACAACGCGACCGGCGCGAAATTCTCCGAGGCCACCCGCAACAAGGTGCTCAAGGCCGCCCACGATCTCGGCTACCGGCTCTCGGCGCGCGAACCGGTGCTCGCGTCCAAGGACGAGCGCAACCTGATCGTCTATCTCGCCGACGAAATCTCGACGAGTCCGCACCCGGTCGTCAACATCGACGGAGCACGCGACGCCGCCTACGCGAGCGGCAAGATGCTCGCGGTCTACTCGACCCACGGCAACGCGGACATCGAACAACAGGTGCTCGAAACCACGCTGTCGAATCCGCACCTGTTCGGCGTGATCTACGCCACCGTCTACACGCGCAAGGTGAGCCTGCCGGCCGCGCTGTCGCGCGTGCCGACCGTGCTGCTCAACTGCTACACGAGCGAAGGCGGCCAGTCGTCGGTGGTGCCCGCCGAAGTGGCGGGCGGCCATATCGCCACCGAGTACCTGCTCAACGCCGGCCACCGGCGCATCGGCTACATCAACGGCGAGCCGTGGCAGGACGCCTCGAAGGACCGCCTGAAGGGCTACCGCACCGCGCTCGCCACCGCCGACCTGCCGTTCGCCCCGGAACTCGTGCGCGAAGGCGACTGGAGCTCGGGCGTGGGCTTCGAGCACACGCTCTCGCTGATGCGCGAGGCGCATCCGCCCACCGCCATCTTCTGCGCCAACGACCTGACCGCGCTCGGCGCGATCGAGGCGCTCAAGCAGCTTGGCCTGCGGGTGCCCGAAGACATCTCCGTGCTCGGCTACGACGACCAGGAAATTGCCCGCCACACCCATCCGCCGCTCTCGACGGTCGTGCTGCCGAACTACGAGCTGGGCCGCTGGGCAGTGGAAACCTTGCTGCAGGAAGAACAGAACCGCGCCGCGGGCGCGCCGGTGCGGCACCGCATGGTGAAGCTCGACGGTCCGCTCGTCGAACGCGCCTCAGTGAGGGTAATTACCGAGGCAAAATCGCCCATAATTAATATTATTAGTGATTGACCGATAATAATTCCGAGTGGAATAATCGGCACGTCCGGTCAACGGTGCGCAGGTGCCGACCGGCAGGAGAAACACCAAAAAGCAAATACACCTACCTCACCAGGTACTGGAGGAAGACATGGCATCGCTCGAACGGCAATTGCGTGGTCAAAGTCGTCGGCTGACCGCATCCCCGCTGGCTGCATCGCTTGTGGCCCTGACACTCGGTTTTGGCGTCGCAACGGCTCACGCCGACGATGCCCTGCCCAAGATACCCAGCAAGACTCCGCTGAAGGTCGGCTTCGCGCAGACCGAAAGCAACAATCCGTGGCGGCTCGCGGAAACCAAGAGCATGAAGGACATCGCCGCCAAGTGCGGCTGGCAACTGGTCGTCACCGACGCCAACGGCTCCAACGCCAAGCAGGTCTCGGACATCCAGAACATGATCGCGCAGCACGTCGATCTGCTGGTGTTCCCGCCGCGTGAAGAAAAGCCGCTCTCGCCGGTTGTGCTGCAGGCGAAGAAGGCCGGCATTCCAGTGATCCTGGTGGACCGCGACGTCGATCACTCGGTCGCCAAGCCGGGCACGGACTACATCACCTTCATCGGCTCCGACTTTATCAACCAGGGCCAGCGCGCCGCCGACTGGCTGGTGAAGGCCACCAACGGCAAGGCCAAGATCATCGAACTCGAAGGCACCACGGGCGCCTCGGCTGCGAACGATCGCAAGAAGGGCTTCGACGACGTGATCGCGAAGCATCCGGACATGCAGATCATTGCTTCGCAGGACGGCGATTTCTCGCGCGACAAGGGTCGTCAGGTGATGGAAACGCTGCTGCAGGCGCACCCGGACGTGACCGCGGTCTACGCGCATAACGACGAAATGGCGCTGGGCGCGATCGCTGCGATCAAGGCGGCCGGCAAGCAACCGGGCAAGGACATCCAGATCGTGACGATCGACGGCACCAAGGGCGGCATGGACGCCATCGCCGCCGGCGAACTGGGCGCCAGCGTGCAGTCGAGCCCGTTCTTCGGCCCGCTCGCCTGCGATGTCGCGCAGAAATTCGCCAAGGGCGAAACGATCCCGACCTGGGTGAAAGTCTCCGACCGCTTCTACGACAAGAGCAACGTGCAGCAGAGCATGCAGTACGGCTATTGATGTCGCCCCGGCCGTCGGCACGCCGGATCCGGCGTCATAGCTGATCCGGCGCTGCCGATGGCGACGCGCAGTCAGTCTTCTACCCTCGGAGGCGGTCACCTCTGAGGATTGGGAGGCGCCCCGCAGGACGTCCCCTTTATGTCTCCGGGGGGACGGGAAGGGTTCGGAGCGACGCGCCCGTGCCACGACGGGCCGTCGCTTCGCTTTGTCTTACGGACTACTATGGGAAGGTGGCGCGAGCCGCTCCGCCGCCCCGCCGCACAGTATCTGCAGCAGGAGAATAGACGTGACGCAATCCGGCAGCCCCACGCCGCCGTCTCCCAGCGCCGGACGTTCGCCGCTCCTGGAGATGCAGGACATCCAGATCAGTTTCGGCGGCGTGCCCGCCCTGCGCAACGCCAATCTGAGCGTCGCCGCAGGCGAAGTGCATGCGCTGATCGGCCAGAACGGCGCCGGCAAATCCACCATGATCAAGATCCTCACCGGCGCCTATCGGCGCGCCGGTGGGAGCGTGCGTTTCGAAGGCCGCGAGATCGATTTCCGCACGCCGAAGGAAGCGCGTGAAGCGGGCATCAGCACGATCTACCAGGAGATCAATCTGGTGCCGTTCCGCTCCGTGGCGGAAAACATTTTTCTCGGCCGTGAGCCGCGCCGCTACGGTTTGATCGACTGGCGCGCGGTGCAGCGGCGCGCAGCTGCGCTGCTTGAGTCGTTCGGCCTGCAGATCGACGTGAAGAAACCCGTGCGCAGCTATTCAACCGCCATCCAGCAGATGGTGGCGCTCGCGCGCGCGGTGTCGTCCGACGCGAAGATGGTGATCATGGACGAATCCACCTCGTCGCTCGACGAACGCGAAGTGGAACTGCTGTTCAGCGTGGTGCGCAAGCTGCGCGACGACGGCCGCGCGGTGATTTTCGTCTCGCACCGCCTCGACGAACTCTACGCGCTGTGCGACCGCGTCACGGTGATGCGCGACGGCCAGACCGTCGCCCAAAGCTCGATGGCGGAGATGGACAAACTGCAGCTCGTCACGACGATGCTCGGCCGCACGCTGGCCGCCGTCGTTCAGGACGACAGCACCGCGCGCGAGGCCAATCTCGCGCGCCGCGGCGCGCAGGTGATGGCGGCGCACAACCTCAGCGCCCATCCGAAGGTGAGCGACGTCTCGCTCGAAGTGCATGCGGGCGAAGCGGTAGGGCTCGCCGGCCTGCTCGGCTCGGGCCGCACGGAGACGATGCGTCTGATGTTCGGCGCCGACCCGCTCGAACACGGCACGCTCGCCGTGGGCGGCGAAACCGTGACGCTCAAGTCGCCGCAAGATGCGATTGCACGCGGCTTCGCCTACCTCACCGAAGACCGCAAAGGCGACGGCATCGTCCCTGAACTGTCGGTGCGCGACAACCTCACGCTGGTGTGCCTGCGCACGCTGGCCAAACATGGTGTGGTGGACGTGAAAAAGCAGCAGGCCATCGTGGAGCGCTTTATCGCCTCGCTCGGCATCAAGTTGCGCTCGCCGGATCAACCGATCCGCGAACTGTCCGGCGGCAATCAGCAAAAGGTGTTGCTGGCGCGCTGGCTCGCCGCCGAGCCGTCGCTGCTGCTGCTCGACGAGCCGACCCGCGGCATCGACGTCGGCGCCAAGGCGGACGTCGCGAAGATCGTGCGCGAACTGCGCGACGCCGGGCTTGCCGTGCTGCTGTCCGCGTCGGAACTGGAAGAGCTCACTGCTGTGGCGGACCGCGCCGTGGTGATCCGCGACGGCCGCACCGTCGCCGAACTGAACGGCGCTCAAATGAGCGAGAGCAGCATCATGGACGCCATCGCCTATGGCAGCGACGGCCCCTCGCAACTGGTCGAAGCCGCCCACACGGCCCATATCGAAGACGCGCTGGAGGGCGACCGTCATGGCGCTTAAGTCGCTTAAACCACTAGGCAATCAGGCTGCGCAGCCGCTGGCCGCGCAAACCCCGCTGTCCGCCCCGGATAGCGCAGCACAACAACAGGCGAAGAAGCGGCACCGCGTCACGATCCAGCGCGAAGTCATCGTGCTGCTGGCGATGCTGGTGTTCAATCTGCTGTTCACGCAGCACTTCTGGTCGCTGCAAACCTTCAACGTCAATCTGACACAGGTGGTGACGATCGTGATCGTCGGCATCGGCATGACGCTGGTGGTGGCGACGGGCGGCATCGATCTGTCGGTGGGCGCGTCCATGGCGATTTCCGGCGCGCTGGCGCCGATGCTGTTCATGAATATCCCGGGCCCCGGCGGCATCGCCCTCGCGTTCGTCCTGCCGGTGATCGCCGCGGCGGCATGCGGCGTCTTCAACGGCTTGCTGGTGACGAAGCTCTCGGTGCAGCCGATCGTCGCCACGCTGGTGCTGTTCATTGCCGGTCGCGGCATCGCCCAGGTGGTCACCGACGGCAGCCTGCAGGCCTTCGACAACCCCGCGTTCCAGTGGATCGCCCTCGGCAAGGTAGGCGGCGTGCCGTTCCAGGTGCTGCTGATGTTCGCACTGGTCGCGCTGTTCGTCTGGGTCGTGCGCAAGACGCTGTTCGGCCAGTACCTGCTGATCACCGGCGGCAACGAAAAGGCCGCCTATCTGTGCGGCGTGCCGACCGCACGCGTCAAGCTGATCGCCTACACGATATGCGCGGCGCTGGCGGGTCTCGCAGGGTTGATCTCGATTTCGGTGAACTCGTCGTCGGACGCGAATGTGGTCGGCCTCGGCATCGAACTCGATGCGATCGCCGCGGTGGCGGTCGGCGGTACGGCGCTGACGGGCGGCAAGGCGTATATCGGCGGCACGCTGATCGGTGCGCTGATCATCCAGTTGCTGCGCTTTACCCTGCTCGCGCACGGCATTCCCGACGCGGCGGCGCTGGTCGTCAAGGCCGCGATCATCGTCGCAGCGGTGTACGTGCAACGGCGCTCGCGCTGATCCCGAACCGCCCATGTCGACCCTGCTGCCCGTGCTCTCCAAGACTCCGGACCCGATGCGATGAAAAAGAATCTCCCCATCCTGCTCGCGCTCGTCGCCCTCGTGGTGTTCGGGCTCGTGCGTTACGACCACTTCGGCTCGGCCTACAACATCAATTCGTTCTGGCGCTACAACTCGATGTTCGCGCTGATCTCGGTGGGCATGGCCTTCGTGATTATCACGGGCGGCATCGACCTTTCGGTGGGCACGGTAGCGGCCATGTCGAGCGTCGTGGCCGCGCTCACCAGCACCTATGGCGGTTGGGTCGCCGTACTGGCCGGCTCCTTGGCAGGGTTAATCGTGGGTGTGCTGAATGGCATCATCATCACGCGTCTGAAGATCCTGCCGTTCATCACGACGCTCGCCACCAGTCTCGGCGCGCACGGCGTCGGGCTGCTGCTCGGCAAGAACGACGCGGTGTCGATCGCCCCCGACTCGAATTTCGGCGCCTTCGGTCAAGGCGATCTGTTCGGCCTGCCGATCCCCGGCATCGTCGCGGTGGTGGCGGCGCTGGCCGGGTGGCTCGCGCTGCGCAGCACGCGCTTTGGACGGCATTCGCTCGCCATCGGCGGCAGTGAGGAAGCGGCGCGCCTGATGGGACTGAATGTGGACCGCACGCTGGTCACGGCCTATGCCGTAAGCGGCCTGCTGGCCGGCATGGCCGGCGTGATCCTCGCGGCCCAGTTCGGCGCGGGGCAGCCGAACGAAGGGGTGGGCTGGGAGCTGTTCGCGATCTCCGCCGTGGTGCTGGGCGGCACCCTGCTGACCGGCGGCGAGGGCTCGATTGCGATGACGATTGCCGGCGTCCTGCTGCTCGGCCTGGTGTTCAACCTGCTCAACTTCGAAAACGGCCTTGGCTTCATCAGCCTGTCGGCGTACTGGCAATCGGTGATTCGCGGCGTGTTCCTGCTGGCCGTCATCGTGATGCAGGCGCGCGTGCTGAAACAGCGGGGGCGCAAGCGCACGGCTGCCGTGGCGGGCTAAAGGCGGCCTCGCAGGGAATTCGGGCCACGCGCACTGACGCGCGGCGCCCCGGCGCCGTTTTGCCGGCGGCAGCAGCCCCGCTTGTGGTGGCTAAAGACGGCACTTGCGCCGCTTTCCCGGCGCTTTTTCGCCACTTTTGCGGCATTTTTGCCCCTTTTGCCGTCCCGCTAGCAGGGTCAATGCTGCGCTGCGCGACGGCTTTCTGTATCATCCCAAAAACTTGTTGTGAGGACGTATGCCTACCGGCACGCGATCCGGTCACCGGACGGCGCAACGCACCACGCGAATTTGCCCATCGCCGTACCGCTGCTGAACCCCGGCTGTACCCCCGCCGACGTGCTCCACCGCGTGCCGTTCCGACGCCGAAGCCGCAAGTCCGGCAAACCGCTTGACCACGCTCGACGCCGTGCCGATACCCTCAGGTGGCAAGCGCGGTAAAATAGCGGATTGCGCATCATTTCCCTGGCCCCGGATCAGCAGCGGGGTTAGCGCAGCATCGCCCTTGCCGTGCCGGCCGGCTAGTCGTCTGGCCGTCTTTGTTTTCGCACCATCCAAGAAGCCATGAGCAACCTGAATTCACAAACCGTCCTGAGCGTCCATCACTGGACCGATACGCTGTTCAGCTTCACCTGCACGCGCGACCCGTCATTTCGCTTCGAAAACGGCCAGTTCACGATGGTGGGCCTCGAAGTCGACGGCAAGCCGCTGATCCGCGCCTACAGCCTCGCGAGCGCGAACTACGAAGAGCACCTCGAATTCCTGAGCATCAAGGTTCAGGACGGCCCGCTCACCTCGCGCCTGCAGCACCTGAAGGTCGGCGACGAAGTCCTGATCGGCAAGAAGCCGGTCGGCACGCTGATGGCCGACAACCTGTTGCCGGGCAAGACGCTGTGGCTGCTGTCCACCGGCACGGGCCTCGCGCCGTTCATGTCCATCATTAAAGATCCGGACATCTACGACCGTTACGAGCGCGTGGTGCTCACGCACACCTGCCGTTTCGTCGACGAGCTGGCGTACAAGGAATACATCACGGACCACCTGCCGGCGCACGAGCACCTCGGCGAACTGGTTCAGGAAAAGCTGCTGTATTACCCCACCGTCACGCGCGAAGCGTTCCAGAACCGTGGCCGGATCACCGAGCTGATCGAAACCGAAAAGCTGTTCGCCGACCTCGGCGTGCCGGGCTTCTCGCTGGAAAACGACCGCGTCATGCTGTGCGGCAGCCCGCACATGCTGCGCGACACGCGCAAGCTGCTCGACGACGCGGGCTTCCAGGAAGGCAGCAACAATGCGCCGGGGCACTACGTCGTCGAAAAGGCGTTCGTGGGCTAAGCCTAAGCCGCGCGTTACGCGGACGTACCCGGCTCGCCGCCCGCCGGCTGAGCCGCGAAAAACCGGAGCCTTCGCGCTCCGGTTTTGCTTTTTGCGCGCTCGCCGCGAACGCTCGCCGGGTGTTTTTCTGCGCCCGGCAAACCCTCTGCGAAGACATGACCGGCTCACCGCCGACGCCGGAATCCTCGCCCGCTCATCCAGTTACAATTCCGACACACGGCCTCACCTTCAATGTCAGCATTTTTCCTACATGCAAAATGCATATGACAAGTCAACCTCAATAAATTCCTGCCGCAAAAAACCCACGCTGAGCCTTGTCCTATCTGCTTCTTTTCTTTTTTTTGGGATATGATCGCGGCGCATCACCGGTTGCCGTAAGACCCCACCAGGGTTACAGCCGATTTGTTACTGAATGTAAATTTCGTTACGCTACCTCGTAGCGATTTGTCCGTCATGCCGGGGTGCGCAGCGGACACTTCTTGAGGCCAGAGATTCGCATGCGTTCCCTTGTCTTCGCGCCGTCGAAGCGCACCCGGTTTGCTGTGCGAGCAGCATCCTAAGCGGGAGAGTCATGGATACGTCGATTGTCGTACCGATCACCGCGCATGTGCCCACTTCCATCGCCCGCGAAGGCCTCGATGGGGCGAGCGCCAGCAGCCCTGCCGAGCGCGAGATCGCGCGTCTGCGCGCCCGCGTGCGCGAACTGTCCGCTGAACTCGTCCATGCCCAGGAAGCCGCCTGCCAGCGCGTCGCGCGCGAGTTGCACGACAGCGTCGGCGCCGAACTGACCGCGACGCACTTCGCGCTCGCCGGCGTCGAAACCTGGCTGCCCGCCGATGCGCCGCCGCAGTGCGCCGCCGCGCTCACGGTTGCCCAGCGCTCGCTCGACGCCGTCGGCGAAGCCACCCGCCATGCGGTCGCCGAATTGCACGCGCCTTCGCTCGACGCCGGTATCGTGGGCGCGCTGTCGCAATGGACCGGCGACTTCGCCGCCCGCACGCAATTGCGCACCAGCTTCGTGTGCGCTGCCGACGTCCGCCTCACGCGCTTGCCGGCGGATGCCGCGCTCGCGATCTTCCGGGTCGCCCAGGAAGCGCTCAACAACACCGCCAAGCATGCCCGCGCCAGCGCGGCGGACGTGCGCATCGAAGCGAGCCGCCGCCACCTGACGCTCGTCGTCAGTGACGACGGCATTGGCCTCGCACCGCGCGCCCGCACGCGCCGCGGCCATTTCGGCCTCGCCGGCATGCGCGCCCGCTGCGCGGCCTTCGACGGCAGCCTGCAGATCGGCGCCAGCCGCCCCGACGCCAGTACGCACGCGCGCGGCACCACGGTGCGTGCGCGTTTTGCGTGGGATGCGATGCTCGCCGGCGCTGCGTGCGCCGAACGCCTCGCGGCCGGCGCCGCGTCTTTCTCTTCCTGAGCGCGCCGTCATGAGCCTGCGCATCCTGCTCGTCGACGACCACGCCGTGGTCCGCCAGGGCGTCCGGCAACTGTTGATGGACCGTGGCGTGGCGCTCGAAGTCGACGAAGCGGAAACCGGCGCCGATGCGCTCGTTGCGGTGGCGAAGCACGTCTACGACGTCGTCCTGCTCGACATCTCGCTGCCCGACATGAATGGCGTCGAAGCGCTCAAGCGCCTCAAGCGCAAGGCGCCGCGCGCGGCGGTGCTGATGTTCTCCATGTATCGCGAAGACCAGTATGCAGTCCGGGCGTTGAAGGCCGGCGCGGCCGGTTACCTCTCGAAGACCGTCGACGCCGCGCAGATGATCGGCGCGATCCAGCAGGTCGCGGCGGGCCGCAAGTACGTCAGCCCGGCGATGGCCGAGGCGCTCGCCGATTACGTTTCGTTCGACGGCGAGCAGTTGCCGCACGAAAAGCTCTCCGACCGCGAATATCAGACGCTCTGCATGCTCGCCTCCGGCAAGCGGCTGACGGATATCGCCAATGCGCTGTCTTTGTCGGTTAAGACCGTGAGCGTGTACCGCACGCGGCTGCTGGAAAAGATGAAGCTGCGCAACAACGCCGAACTCACCTTCTATGTGATGAGCAACCGCCTCGTCGACCTGAATCCGGCCATGGCCGGCTAGGGTTAAGGGCACCGCAGCGGGGCGCGGCACGACGGCGCGCGTCCTGTCCTGCGTCATCCGCCTGCTATCCCGGAAAAGTAAGGGGTCGCACATCCGCTAAAATCCTGGGTTTCCCGACATTCGGCGCGCAAGACGCGTGCACTACTGGAGACCCACGCCAATGTCCCTGTTTCGCAAGAAAAGCGTCGAGCACATGCTCGCCGCCAGCAGCAAAAGCGGCGGCCTGAAGAAAACCCTCGGCGCGCTCGACCTCACTTTCCTCGGTGTCGGCGCCATCATCGGCACCGGCATTTTCGTCCTGACCGGCACCGGCGCCGTACAAGCCGGCCCGGCGCTGATGCTGTCGTTCATCATCGCGGCCATTGCCTGCGGTTTCGCGGCGCTGGCTTATGCTGAGTTCGCCTCCACCATTCCGGTCGCCGGCTCGATCTACACCTACTCGTACGCCACCCTCGGCGAACTGGCCGCGTGGATCATCGGCTGGGACCTGATGCTCGAATACGGGCTCGCCACCTCGGCCGTGTCGGTCGGCTGGTCGGGCTATCTGCAGTCGCTGCTGTCGGGTTTCGGCGTGACGCTGCCGGTCGCCCTGTCGGCCGCGCCCGGCGCGCTGCCCGGCCATACCACCCTGTTCAACCTGCCCGCCTTCGTCGTGATGATGGCGATCACCGCGCTGCTGTCGGTCGGCATCCGCGAATCCGCGCGCATCAACAACATCATGGTGGCGATCAAGGTGATCGTCGTGCTGCTGGTGATCGGCGTCGGCGTGTTTCACGTCACGCCCGCTAACTGGCATCCGTTCATGCCGAACGGCTGGAACGGCGTGTTCGGCGCGGCGGCGGTGATGTTCTTTGCGTTTATCGGCTTCGATTCCGTTTCGTCGGCGGCCGAAGAGGTGAAGAATCCGAAGCGCGATCTGCCGGTCGGCATCATTGCCTCGCTTGGTGTGTGCGCCGTGCTGTACGTGGCGGTGGCGGCGGTCGTGACGGGCATCGTGCCGTCGGCGCAGTTCGCCAGCATCTCGCACCCGGTGTCGTACGCACTGCAGGTGGCCGGCGAGAAATGGGTAGCTGGCTTCATCGATCTGGGCGCCGTGCTCGGCATGCTGACGGTGATTCTGGTGATGGCCTACGGCCAGACGCGTGTGATCTTCGCCATGTCGCGCGACGGACTGCTGCCCGCCGCGCTTTCGCACGTGCATCCGCGTTTTGCGACGCCGTTCCTGACCACCTGGCTCGTCGGCATCTTCTTCGGCCTGATCGGCGCGCTGGTGCCGCTCAACGTGCTCGCGGAGTTGATCAACATCGGCACGCTGGCGGCGTTTTCGATGGTGTCGATCGCCGTGCTGATCCTGCGCAGGACGCATCCGGACCTGCCGCGCGCCTTCCGCTGTCCAGGCGTGCCGGTGGTGCCGGTGCTCGCCGTGGCGTCGTGCCTGTTCCTGATGGTGAACCTGAAGGCGGTCACGTGGATGGCCTTCGTGATCTGGCTGCTGATCGGCATGGTGATCTATTTCGGTTACTCGCGCCGCCATTCCAAACTCGCGCACGGCTCGCAGCATTGATAGAGGAGCGCCGCGAAACTGAGCGTTGCCCGCCGGCGTTCTGAGGCGCTCAGCGGTATGCATAGGCCTTCATGGGCCTTCAGCAACGCCCAACGGCCTTCCCTGCCGCCTCAAAATGGCTTCAGAACGGCACGCCTGCCCACGCAGCGTGCCGTTTTTTCTTGTCCGGGCCGACACCGCCGCGCGCGCCGTGCCAGCCTCCGGACGATTTCCCCCGATAGCAGCCCTGCCCGATTTGTGCTTTACTTTTCGGTGGAACCATAAAAAGCACAAACCGAAGCGAGCCCTCACAGCAGGCAGGCGGAAGGTAGTGAACGTGGGCCCGCGCCGGTCTCGATCCCTCTCGCAACCATGTTGCATGGGACCAGAGTAAGCGCCAAAGCGCTAGCTCTGGCCGACAAAGGAGACAGTTCATGGCGATCAGCATCAGTCTGACGGTGAACGGCACGCCCGTTACCGCCGAAATCGAGCCCCACACCCTGCTTGTCCAGTTCCTGCGCGATCAACTCCGGCTCACCGGCACGCATATCGGCTGCGACACCGCCCAATGCGGCGCGTGCACGGTGCATCTGAACGGACGCGCGATCAAATCGTGCAACATTCTCGCCGTGCAGGCCGAAGGTGCGCAGATCACCACCATCGAAGGTCTCGCCAAAGACGGCGAACTGCATCCCATGCAGGCGGCGTTCCGCCACTGCCACGGCCTGCAGTGCGGCTTCTGCACGCCGGGCATGGTGATGAGCGCGACCTCGCTGGCGCAGCGTCAGCCCGATCTCACCGAAGCGGACGTGCGCGCCCAGCTCGACGGCAATCTGTGCCGCTGTACGGGGTATCACAACATCGTCAAGGCCGTGCTCGAAGGCGCTGCCGGCATGAAGTCCGGCGCCGCCGCTCAGGCGAGCGCGCAAGTCACGGTCTGAGGAGACGACGATGAACGCACCCGACCCGCATCCGCTGATTGGCGCCTCCGTCCAGCGCAAGGAAGACTACCGGTTCCTGACCGGCAATGGTCAGTACACCGACGATATCGTGCTGCCCCAGCAAACCTATGCCGTGTTCCTGCGCTCGCCGTACGCGCATGCGCGGATCAAAAGCATCGACACGGCCGCGGCGAAGCAATCGCCTGGCGTGGTGGCGATTTTCACCGGCGCGGATATGGCCGCTGACAGCGTGGGCGGCCTGCCCTGCGGCTGG
Coding sequences:
- a CDS encoding ABC transporter permease; this translates as MALKSLKPLGNQAAQPLAAQTPLSAPDSAAQQQAKKRHRVTIQREVIVLLAMLVFNLLFTQHFWSLQTFNVNLTQVVTIVIVGIGMTLVVATGGIDLSVGASMAISGALAPMLFMNIPGPGGIALAFVLPVIAAAACGVFNGLLVTKLSVQPIVATLVLFIAGRGIAQVVTDGSLQAFDNPAFQWIALGKVGGVPFQVLLMFALVALFVWVVRKTLFGQYLLITGGNEKAAYLCGVPTARVKLIAYTICAALAGLAGLISISVNSSSDANVVGLGIELDAIAAVAVGGTALTGGKAYIGGTLIGALIIQLLRFTLLAHGIPDAAALVVKAAIIVAAVYVQRRSR
- a CDS encoding ferredoxin--NADP reductase, whose protein sequence is MSNLNSQTVLSVHHWTDTLFSFTCTRDPSFRFENGQFTMVGLEVDGKPLIRAYSLASANYEEHLEFLSIKVQDGPLTSRLQHLKVGDEVLIGKKPVGTLMADNLLPGKTLWLLSTGTGLAPFMSIIKDPDIYDRYERVVLTHTCRFVDELAYKEYITDHLPAHEHLGELVQEKLLYYPTVTREAFQNRGRITELIETEKLFADLGVPGFSLENDRVMLCGSPHMLRDTRKLLDDAGFQEGSNNAPGHYVVEKAFVG
- a CDS encoding ABC transporter substrate-binding protein, which produces MASLERQLRGQSRRLTASPLAASLVALTLGFGVATAHADDALPKIPSKTPLKVGFAQTESNNPWRLAETKSMKDIAAKCGWQLVVTDANGSNAKQVSDIQNMIAQHVDLLVFPPREEKPLSPVVLQAKKAGIPVILVDRDVDHSVAKPGTDYITFIGSDFINQGQRAADWLVKATNGKAKIIELEGTTGASAANDRKKGFDDVIAKHPDMQIIASQDGDFSRDKGRQVMETLLQAHPDVTAVYAHNDEMALGAIAAIKAAGKQPGKDIQIVTIDGTKGGMDAIAAGELGASVQSSPFFGPLACDVAQKFAKGETIPTWVKVSDRFYDKSNVQQSMQYGY
- a CDS encoding LacI family DNA-binding transcriptional regulator; the encoded protein is MTDIAKLTGVSQSTVSLVLNNATGAKFSEATRNKVLKAAHDLGYRLSAREPVLASKDERNLIVYLADEISTSPHPVVNIDGARDAAYASGKMLAVYSTHGNADIEQQVLETTLSNPHLFGVIYATVYTRKVSLPAALSRVPTVLLNCYTSEGGQSSVVPAEVAGGHIATEYLLNAGHRRIGYINGEPWQDASKDRLKGYRTALATADLPFAPELVREGDWSSGVGFEHTLSLMREAHPPTAIFCANDLTALGAIEALKQLGLRVPEDISVLGYDDQEIARHTHPPLSTVVLPNYELGRWAVETLLQEEQNRAAGAPVRHRMVKLDGPLVERASVRVITEAKSPIINIISD
- the rqpR gene encoding response regulator transcription factor RqpR (The RqpSR system (Regulating Quorum sensing and Pathogenicity Sensor kinase and Response regulator) co-occurs with and modulates the expression of cis-2-dodecenoic acid quorum-sensing systems.), with the translated sequence MSLRILLVDDHAVVRQGVRQLLMDRGVALEVDEAETGADALVAVAKHVYDVVLLDISLPDMNGVEALKRLKRKAPRAAVLMFSMYREDQYAVRALKAGAAGYLSKTVDAAQMIGAIQQVAAGRKYVSPAMAEALADYVSFDGEQLPHEKLSDREYQTLCMLASGKRLTDIANALSLSVKTVSVYRTRLLEKMKLRNNAELTFYVMSNRLVDLNPAMAG
- a CDS encoding sugar ABC transporter ATP-binding protein, giving the protein MTQSGSPTPPSPSAGRSPLLEMQDIQISFGGVPALRNANLSVAAGEVHALIGQNGAGKSTMIKILTGAYRRAGGSVRFEGREIDFRTPKEAREAGISTIYQEINLVPFRSVAENIFLGREPRRYGLIDWRAVQRRAAALLESFGLQIDVKKPVRSYSTAIQQMVALARAVSSDAKMVIMDESTSSLDEREVELLFSVVRKLRDDGRAVIFVSHRLDELYALCDRVTVMRDGQTVAQSSMAEMDKLQLVTTMLGRTLAAVVQDDSTAREANLARRGAQVMAAHNLSAHPKVSDVSLEVHAGEAVGLAGLLGSGRTETMRLMFGADPLEHGTLAVGGETVTLKSPQDAIARGFAYLTEDRKGDGIVPELSVRDNLTLVCLRTLAKHGVVDVKKQQAIVERFIASLGIKLRSPDQPIRELSGGNQQKVLLARWLAAEPSLLLLDEPTRGIDVGAKADVAKIVRELRDAGLAVLLSASELEELTAVADRAVVIRDGRTVAELNGAQMSESSIMDAIAYGSDGPSQLVEAAHTAHIEDALEGDRHGA
- a CDS encoding sensor histidine kinase, producing the protein MDTSIVVPITAHVPTSIAREGLDGASASSPAEREIARLRARVRELSAELVHAQEAACQRVARELHDSVGAELTATHFALAGVETWLPADAPPQCAAALTVAQRSLDAVGEATRHAVAELHAPSLDAGIVGALSQWTGDFAARTQLRTSFVCAADVRLTRLPADAALAIFRVAQEALNNTAKHARASAADVRIEASRRHLTLVVSDDGIGLAPRARTRRGHFGLAGMRARCAAFDGSLQIGASRPDASTHARGTTVRARFAWDAMLAGAACAERLAAGAASFSS
- a CDS encoding ABC transporter permease; the protein is MKKNLPILLALVALVVFGLVRYDHFGSAYNINSFWRYNSMFALISVGMAFVIITGGIDLSVGTVAAMSSVVAALTSTYGGWVAVLAGSLAGLIVGVLNGIIITRLKILPFITTLATSLGAHGVGLLLGKNDAVSIAPDSNFGAFGQGDLFGLPIPGIVAVVAALAGWLALRSTRFGRHSLAIGGSEEAARLMGLNVDRTLVTAYAVSGLLAGMAGVILAAQFGAGQPNEGVGWELFAISAVVLGGTLLTGGEGSIAMTIAGVLLLGLVFNLLNFENGLGFISLSAYWQSVIRGVFLLAVIVMQARVLKQRGRKRTAAVAG